Below is a genomic region from Amycolatopsis sp. 195334CR.
GCACCGGGTTCGCCGGGTCCGCTTCGATCTTCGCCCGCAGCCGCGCCACCGCGGCGTCGACCAGCCGCGCGTCCCCGCTGTAGCCGTAGTCCCACACCCGCTGCAGCAGCGTCCGGCGGCTCAGCACCTGGCCGAGGTGGTCGGCGAACTCGAACAGCAGCCGCAGTTCCGTCGGGGTCAGGTGCACCTCCGCCCCCTGGCGGGTGACCAGGCTGGCCCGGCGGTCGATGTCGAGGTCACCGAGCGAGAGCACCGGCGGCGGGAGTTCGGACGGCGGCGCCGGGGTGGACCGGCGCAGCACGGTTTTCACCCTGGCGTCCAGGATGCGCGGCTGGATCGGCTTGACCACGTAGTCGTCGGCCCCGCCCTCCAGCCCGGCGACCACGTCGATCGGGTCGCCGCGCGCGGTCAGCAGGATCACCGGGATGGGGTCGCGGGCGCGGATCCGGCGGCACACCTCGAACCCGTCGATCCCCGGCAGCATCACGTCCAGCAGCACCAGGTCGACGGCGATCCCGTTCTCGTACAACGATTCCAGCGCCTCCTCCCCGCTGCCGGTCACGGTGACGGAGTGGCCGAGCTCGCGCAGCGCGCGGGAGAGCACCTCGGCCAGCACGGCGTCGTCCTCGACCAACAGCAACTGGGACACCGGCACTTCCTCCGTTCAGGCCGCATGGCGCAGGGGGACACCGGGATGGGCCCGGCGCAGCGGCGGTCGGCCGCGGTGGTTCGGAAGGTACTCGAAATGCCACCACTCGTTGTCGTAGGTCCGGTGAAGGTCGTGTGCCGCGCCGTGCAGTTCCAGCCAGTGCGCCCCCTCGCGCGGCCGGATGTCCAGCGCGGTGCCCCGGACGTGGCCGGATTCCTCCGGCGGCAGGACCCGCCTGCGCGCTGCGGCGGTGGAGCCGGTGCGCCGGACTTCCTCGGTGTAGAGCCGGAACTGCTCGTCGGCGTCACGATGTCCCGAGGTGAGGCCGATCAGCTGGCGGTCGCGCCAGAACGCCACCGCGCGCGCCTCGGTGAAGGCGCTCCGGGTCGCCGGGGTGAGCCCGCTCAGGTTCTCGCGGGGGAACCGCAGGCCGAGAGCCCATTGACAAGCCACGAACCGCGCGTGGCCGGGTGCGGTCAGCGCGGCGAAGGGCAGCAGCAGCACGGCGAGCGCGAGGGTGGCCGCGTGCAGGAGCCGGTCCCGGATCCCGTCGGTCGATTCGGTCATGGCATCCACGGTCGGCCGCGTTGGTGCGCGTGCTGTCGGGCTTTGATGACCAGTTCTCGACAACGTGTAACAGCTTCTCGCCGTTGTCATGGATCTGTCACACGATGATCGCGGGACGCGGATATCCGCCGAGCAGAGTGAGCGGCATGCGCACCTTGTCCACGCTGCCCGCGGTCCGCGAACCGACCCTGGAGGTCGACCTGACCGCGGTGGCCGCCAACACCCGCCGGTTCGCCCGTACCACCGGCGGGGCGGTGATGGCCGTGGTGAAGGCGGACGGGTTCGGGCACGGACTCGCCGACGTGGCCAGGACCGCGCTCGCCGCCGGCGCGACCTGGCTGGGGGTCACGTCGCTCGCGGAGGCGGTCGCGGTGCGCGCCGCCGGGATCGACGCACCGGTGCTGAGCTGGCTGAACCCGGTGGAGGTCAACGCGATGACCGCGTGGGTGCACCGGATCGACCTGGCCGTGCCGAGCCTCCTCCACCTCGAAGTGGTCGTCGACGCCGGTTATCCGGTCCGCGTCCACCTCCAGCTCGACACGGGACTGGCCCGCGACGGCGCGGCCCCGGGCGACTGGCCCGCGCTGGTGGCCGCCGCC
It encodes:
- a CDS encoding D-alanyl-D-alanine carboxypeptidase family protein, with product MTESTDGIRDRLLHAATLALAVLLLPFAALTAPGHARFVACQWALGLRFPRENLSGLTPATRSAFTEARAVAFWRDRQLIGLTSGHRDADEQFRLYTEEVRRTGSTAAARRRVLPPEESGHVRGTALDIRPREGAHWLELHGAAHDLHRTYDNEWWHFEYLPNHRGRPPLRRAHPGVPLRHAA
- a CDS encoding response regulator transcription factor, which gives rise to MSQLLLVEDDAVLAEVLSRALRELGHSVTVTGSGEEALESLYENGIAVDLVLLDVMLPGIDGFEVCRRIRARDPIPVILLTARGDPIDVVAGLEGGADDYVVKPIQPRILDARVKTVLRRSTPAPPSELPPPVLSLGDLDIDRRASLVTRQGAEVHLTPTELRLLFEFADHLGQVLSRRTLLQRVWDYGYSGDARLVDAAVARLRAKIEADPANPVLLRTVRGLGYRLVKP